The sequence gaacaaggaccTCTTCTATGGCCGGAGAAAAGGAACGTTGGTGGGATTAAGTGAAATTCGACATGGattgcattcaaatgatgcatggatcaaatgacattgttttaaccattgtaatttcttagatctcttagttttcttaattttctgttGGAAGTTTCGTTGCAATGCCgattaatcaatgaatcaatgcatGGATCTTCTAAGGTTAAAAATGATACTGTTTTGGTTTTCTGTGTTTGGGCTGATTcaatagatgcatctacggaagtgttcCGTAAGTGCATCTATGGAACAAAACAACGTTAGACAAAAAAATAAGTGCTTCTGAAGATACATTTACGGAAGCACGATGACAGTTTTGTCAATTCGGTGGTGCGTGAGAGATGCGTGGGTTAAGAAATTATCAAATTAAAAGGTAAACGTGACCGTTCAGcccatttttatataaatatatcaaaatataaatcaattctaataaatattaaaatcaattatattaaactgaattatataaaaaaaaatctattatcttCACCGTCTTCAATCTAAAATGAAAAATTGTATCAAACAAAAATTGAGTATTTAAtctattttataataacaaaatcaccTTTTTCCCGTTATGAGAgagagaaaaatcattttttcccACACAAACGTTTGGTGAATCTTGCTACCAGTTTTGCAACATTTCTACCTAGAAAGTGGCGTCTACAATTTCCTTGACGAAATAGACTAGTACAGTGTTGGTGAGAACAGAGACCATACATAAACATGAACAACACTTGCTCACAATCTTCAACCAAACAAACCACAGTCAACAACAAACCCTCTTTCGTTCCAGCAAAAGATGACACCAAACCCGTGCTTCAAGACCCTGTATTCTCTCTTTCTTTTCCATTTACATTACATTCTTATTCAAATTGTTATAACTttctttgttgttttgatttatgCTTTTTCTTCTGTGACAGATATTGAGGTCTGATCCAATTGAAACAGAGGAAGCTGTACTGCTATTACCTCCATTCTCTATCCCCAAATCAAATCAACTTCCTCATCTCAAATGACCTAATTGTAAAACTTTAATTTTGAAACTTTTAGTCActgtattgttgttttcttttggttTTAGATAATGGGTTTTtgattttttagggttttagaTTATTGGGTGTGTTTCCCTCAGAAACCTATGTCTTAAAGATGACATTTTTATTGTTCTGTACTAATTGTTTTGTTATTCTGAGTTTCAGTTTTTGTTAGTTGTTAACATAGTTGGGATTGGGTTGATGCTTGCAAAAATGAGTGTGTTGTTAAATAGCTGCTATAGCGTTATACCATGGCAGAATTTAAACAAATTTATATGGCTATGTGGTACACTGTTTAATACAAAATGTTGTCGACTAAAAGATATGTCAGTGTTATATCAGTTTTGCATAGTGGAATTTGAATCAATTGCTATTTTTTGTGATCTGTGGTTGACAATGATGGAGTGGATTAAGTTATACTTGCCCAATTTTGTGTTAGGTAATGTTCTTCGTGACAGGAAGTTTTTACTGGGGTAGATGATTTCTTATAGTGAACGAAAGAATTGCGTGGTTTGTTTATTTTCCTGGTTAAATTGCTATGTTCAATGTTGGTGTGTTTGGTTTAGCAGTGGCTTTTTCTAAAATCACGGTGGATTTCCGCCTTTGCCATGAAGCTACTTTTTGGAGCTTTTACAAATCATGATGGAAAGGTCCATAGACGTGCGTTTGGTGGCTGAAAAGCCAAACCAAACAGGCCATACATAGTTAGCAATAGTAGGTTTATTCTTGCTTATAGTTTAGGTGTTTTATGATTGGGAAAATTATTCAATTGTGGTATGATAGTAACATCCGTTTGGATGTTTCGTTTCACTGGGATCTGTGATCTGTGGCAATTGTTTCAGCAAGTTCCTTTGGGTGTATAGTTTGGTTAACTAAAGGTTTTATGCATATTCGTCTTTGAATATATACAGAAAATGTCATGAGCATGAAGCTTCCTTGATTGAACATGCACCTAAAAAATTGATCAAGTTCGTTGTAATTGCTAACTAGTGTATGGAATTTAGCTTCTCCATTCAGGTCAGAAAAGTCCATGGATTCGTAGGGTTTAGATATCCAATTTCGTTGTGGTTTTGTTTTGAAGGGTGTAGGAAGGATTATGAGCAATGGGAGTTGATAATTAGTTTCGAGAAGGGTTGAAGGGAGGACAATGAGATAGTTTGAGGGACGATTCTGGTTTATGTTTGAAAGTCTGCATAACTTACCAGCAGTTACGTTGGAAGGTCTCTTTTCTAATAGATTTGTAGTATTTGTATTAGTTGGATTGCGAAAAATGTTTGTACAGGTGATATTTCTCGCAATCCAAGTAATACAAATACTACAAATGGTTTTAAGTTATATCTACACCATATAACTAAATATAAAATCAGTTATAGATCAATAAGATTTTTATCATGGTTGTAATGTGACCATACtacaaataaattatatttttttagattcaaaaagcctcaagaaCAATAGAGCATTTATTTGCTATGTTCTACTATAACACCTCACTATCTTTTTCTTATCACTTCACAACTATTATAAAAAAGATTGGATTTTGGTTTGTGCTAACCGGTCTGCTCCGACTCTTCCTAGATTGAAATCAGACCATTTTCCCATTTTGTTTGATTTCAATTTTTAGGTTGTTCATAAAGTCTCTTAGTTTGCTTTTCACCGTATGCGGGCTTCTCACAATTTGTGTTTAACTCTGATTCAAGATTGATGGAATTTTGTTCATGTTGGTTGTCctatgcatattttgaattcaaaaCTGAAGTTACTTAAAGGAAAGCTTTGCATTTGGAACAAGGAGGTGTTTGGTGACATCCACAAATAGGTTTTCGAAGCTACTAATAACCTTATtgagatccaagatttgattcaattagaGGGCGCTAATGAAGATCGAATTTCAATGGAAAAGAAGGCTCAAGTTGATCTAGAATTTGCTCTTAATATGGAAGCGGTTTTTCGGAAGGAAAAGTCTAGTATTGCTTGGCAGTAATAAGGTGATAGgaatactttttgaaaatttctttacccacctccctatgggggtcacccccagcgaaaacccaaaactgactctgcttcggagatgcatctccgaagtttttttttttttgaattttttttgacttcggaaatgcatctccgaaaacaccaaaaaagtggtgttttcggagatacattttcgaagtcaaaaaaattcaaaaccgtgaatattttcggaagttcatttccgaaaatattgctgcatatacaaatttccctctttcactatttcatcatttttctccaaaacttccccaaaccctctccaaaacccaatcaatctccatccatttttcgtcctaaaatcaagtttcaaaccgttgatcaagttaaagggagcatagaaagctacaatttcaggtaaacatcactcatttattcccctatttcactacattgattgatgaattttatgctgaaactgatatggttcggaagctcatttccgaaatatattacctaacaaattttggaaatgaacttccgaaatatgccctggcagtaaaaaaaaaactgttttggccaacttttgctaattttttattttttatttttatatagtttatataagattttaagtaaatataattttattttatttttaaaaaaatagtaaaaattattttaaagttattcgttattaataaatattaaaaatcatatatttttaaaatatattactaAGAATAAGAATAGAATATATTAAGTAAATATATTTTacccattggaccccatcttctgggtaagtttctgatgatcttctttacatgatcagccttggtgtagcctttgtccagaactcttaatccagcagttagcgtttgaaatcttgagaacatcttctcaatatcttcatcgtcctccatcttgaaggcttcatatttctggattagagcaagagctttggtctccttgacttgagtatttccttcatgggtcattttcaatgactcatatatatcataggcagtttc is a genomic window of Vicia villosa cultivar HV-30 ecotype Madison, WI unplaced genomic scaffold, Vvil1.0 ctg.001304F_1_1, whole genome shotgun sequence containing:
- the LOC131634478 gene encoding uncharacterized protein LOC131634478, with translation MNNTCSQSSTKQTTVNNKPSFVPAKDDTKPVLQDPILRSDPIETEEAVLLLPPFSIPKSNQLPHLK